One window from the genome of Candidatus Methylomirabilota bacterium encodes:
- a CDS encoding AtpZ/AtpI family protein, whose amino-acid sequence MDTPRADNRELVALAFRSLEAGFAKGGDAEATSALQEAFARRISSCLIDLPSPEEIKELPAALQQEVRERQRETALLREKREASLQIVPRYSHLLQSYRAYDAAMGSPRRLARYLGMSATTVLVGGGLGYLVERGTGLPYATTVGIGLGVIAFFSMMLQTLGTSRQMTQVESAHAAAVHKLQEELYATFEAVDATQPAERHKDPTT is encoded by the coding sequence GTGGACACCCCACGAGCAGACAATCGGGAGCTGGTTGCACTCGCGTTTCGATCCCTGGAGGCGGGCTTTGCCAAGGGAGGGGACGCAGAGGCAACCTCAGCCCTCCAGGAGGCCTTCGCCCGGCGGATTAGCAGCTGTCTGATTGACCTCCCGTCGCCCGAAGAGATAAAGGAGCTTCCCGCGGCACTCCAACAGGAGGTCAGAGAGCGGCAGCGAGAGACCGCCCTGTTACGGGAGAAACGGGAGGCATCTCTTCAGATTGTCCCAAGGTACAGCCATCTGCTCCAAAGCTACCGCGCCTACGACGCCGCGATGGGTTCCCCAAGGCGTCTTGCGCGCTACCTCGGGATGTCGGCCACCACCGTTTTAGTCGGAGGGGGTCTGGGCTACCTGGTGGAGCGGGGGACAGGCCTCCCTTACGCGACGACGGTCGGGATCGGCTTGGGGGTCATCGCCTTTTTCTCCATGATGCTGCAGACACTGGGCACCAGCCGACAGATGACCCAGGTGGAGTCAGCCCACGCCGCCGCGGTGCACAAACTTCAAGAGGAGCTTTACGCCACCTTCGAGGCGGTCGATGCAACGCAACCGGCCGAGAGACACAAAGACCCGACGACGTGA
- a CDS encoding PP2C family protein-serine/threonine phosphatase — protein MVKVRRLRRGLDIVREGQRSDQPDPAIARIRGIHQISDIGFRRSMEDRHVLEVRPTIGLFGGIYDGHGGVEAAEIVAASLHEAFFRAHDAGLSPSQAFRQAYHVVEQKLQGIDSGATAVTIFLHSDELTFAHVGDGGILLVAGGPIRLTQPHRVEDPLERSRIIGAGGDIEGGYVVRGHRGLMPTRSFGDAYFRPVGVMAEPTVGERRLGAEDRYLVVACDGLFDVLGAGEIAQTLVQSAGAREGGESLRDEVLGRGGTDNLTIVVVEFGTE, from the coding sequence ATGGTCAAAGTGAGGCGGCTTCGTCGAGGTCTTGACATTGTGCGAGAGGGACAGAGGTCAGACCAACCCGATCCGGCTATCGCGCGCATTCGAGGGATCCATCAGATCTCGGATATCGGCTTTCGGCGGAGCATGGAAGATCGGCATGTCTTGGAGGTCCGCCCCACCATTGGGCTCTTCGGCGGTATCTACGATGGCCATGGGGGAGTGGAAGCGGCCGAGATCGTGGCGGCTTCGCTGCATGAGGCTTTCTTCCGGGCCCATGACGCCGGGCTTTCGCCGTCTCAGGCGTTCCGGCAGGCCTACCACGTGGTGGAGCAGAAGCTTCAAGGGATCGACAGTGGGGCCACCGCGGTCACGATCTTCCTGCACAGCGATGAGCTGACTTTCGCCCACGTGGGAGATGGCGGGATTCTTCTGGTGGCTGGAGGGCCGATCCGCTTAACCCAACCGCATCGGGTGGAGGATCCGCTGGAGCGGTCGCGGATCATTGGGGCCGGAGGGGATATCGAGGGTGGGTATGTCGTCCGGGGTCACCGGGGGCTCATGCCGACGCGCAGCTTCGGCGATGCGTACTTTCGTCCAGTCGGAGTGATGGCTGAGCCGACGGTGGGAGAGCGGCGACTCGGTGCAGAAGATCGGTATCTGGTCGTTGCCTGTGATGGCCTCTTCGATGTCCTCGGGGCGGGGGAGATTGCGCAAACACTCGTGCAGAGCGCCGGGGCGCGGGAGGGGGGGGAATCCCTT